The DNA sequence GTTTAATaattcacaaaagaaaaaaagagtggtttgtttaatatataataaagtaaaTGGGTTTTAGGATTTCTAGGAAGGGAACCAGAAAGCCTTAATTGactaatttaaaatatcttCCTTGCATTGTTGAAAACCATCATGTGCCCGCTGCAGCCCTTGACATGCTTAAATTACTATCCAATTAAAATAGTTATTACATCAAGTGatataacattatatataatctGTTATTTGGAATTGTCAATGTCAGTGCACCCTTGATAATCAAACGGCACCATgcaactttaattttaatttcgttTTCGAACTATGTAAGTTACTGCAGggtttctttcttatttattattattattaattttctttttaaagtgaattatgatatataaattaaatgttgATCCATATTATGTAATCATTACTATATTTAATTGCATTGTATATGgatgtatatatacaaacacCGAGACTAACCATAGATATGGCTGTCTTGATCGGTCTTCCTGCTTCTTATCACAACATTGTTGTGTGGGCATCACACGCATtggttattaataatatatgtagACAAGGTAAATGAGAGAGCTAGCTGACGATTGACTATATATTTTGGAGTAACTTTTTGGGGAGTGAGAGTGAAggtgtatatatacacatacatatatgcaaTGCAATCCCATAATATACGTCACATTCACGTTCAGAAAAGGAAAAGGGTTCACGTGCACCATGTGCGTCGGTGCAGTCGGCGACCTTCTTTCTCAATCtatttatctatcaaataataatatataaaataaggagAGTGATGTTCCACCTCTCATCTAAACCTCATCTCACGGATCTTGCCTCTCTctccatatatgtattttatgttGGAAGctcttcctatatatatatatatatatatatattgtatgcacAAAATTAAACACCATCATGGTGTTCTAGATATGCATAcgacatatacatatataagatgCCCAGAGATTAGTTGAGCTGTTCAGAAACTTGTATGATTAATCATTTCATAAGACTTAAAAGAGAAGTGTAGCATGGCCTCTTGGAAAAAAACCATCACATCGCCTTTCAGAAAAGCTTGTACTTTCTTCAATCAACAGCCAAGAGATCATAAGAAATCCCAACAAGGTACATCTGCTCTGTGTCTCTCTGTTTATTCATAATTATCAATCAGAAGCAATTGGCAGTTGATGATGATATGTATGATTATGTCTTTATGTACATCAAATCATTTTGCAGATAATGAAACCCGAGTGATGGATCTGCATGGTGAAGTAATGGCATGCTCTTATGAAGATGTTCAAGTGATGTGGTCTATTCTGGACAAGTCCAAGTCCGCAGCCTGCAAAATCACTTCTTGAtcccatatgtatatatatactacaCATTCACAGCCACTATTTTATTATCCATGTATCTCTTTGTAGATAATGTTGTTTCGAAAGGAGATGATCTTGTTGAAGTGGTGGTTAATTGAAGGATGCCTCCCATACGTTTGATGGtgtaaattgagatttttccaATTTAAGATGTTCATTTTTAGGGAATCCCCGTGATTTATTAAACTCACGGTGAGATTATTTCAATGTATCACAAATTTCTAGTCGTTTATCTTCatttttcaagcataacattttGCCCTTTTCTGACTCACCTTCCAAATGTTTTCACAAACTTAATTGGTTGCtggaattttttggtttttaaattgcATTTAGATTTTGGGGTGAATGACCATTTCCACTTTCGGTTTGGATTTGGAACCTATATGAATATCATTATATTATATGCCTTTAATTGTATGAATAAATCGTAGCCTTTAACATtatggagggaaaaaaaaaaagtagtctcCAACTATATGTCAAATTGGGAGATGATGTTTCATTTTAGCAAGCTTTTTCAAAGAAATcttatttgaaagaaaaatgtataGTATAGTTGAATCTCGAATAAATATGTGCACAACTACTTTCCATTAAAGCAAACATACCATATAGAAAACTCTTTTGAGAAAAAACCTATATGTGCATGATTAGAAAAACTTTTAATAAAGTTCATGTCTACTTTTTGTCCATTTGTCCTTAAGATGAGCTGCAGTACGAGTCTACTTATAACTAATTTTAAGAGCGGGCAAAATTTCTTCATTTACTACCTTTTGAAATTCTGTATTGAAGAAGTTGGACCAATTTTGGGTTTCTAGATTTATAGAATCCAGTTTCTCACCTACTATGTATAAGGCAAAAGGGTTTCCTCCTCACCTGTTCACAATCTGCACCACCACGGCAAGCAGATTGTACAAAATGCTGCCAAGAGTTGTATTCATCTAGATTGCATAACATATAGATGTCTTTCTTTGTACTCGCAGTAATGTTTTCAGCAAATTTTCTAAgagtagttattattattctgcTGCCATCACcatcatttgaatttgatagtaagtttttgaagtttttgaatttgatcATAAAAGAGACCCAAAAAAGTTTTTTGTTCCCTTTAGAGAGATCGGATTGATTATTGGAGATTAGTGCAATAGCATAAGGAGCAATCCAATTTGCAGTAAGGTATGTCAACCAGAGTATTGTGGTTAGtatattatttttgcttctttGCCTATAGGATGCCAAAAGGATTCTGACTCCGtttgggaaatatcaaaatttaaagggaaactAATTTCTGAGAATTGATTTAATAGGAATTAGTATTTTAGGAATCAATTtcctataaattattttttgaattttttggttaGTCTCAAGATATTTACTACTTAtaagtaataaattaattagtgttttaaaatttgagaataagattgtcttttaataaaatatataaaactaattatttagGGAATTTCAAAATGATACCTTTTTGAAAGATTCATTTTTCACCATATTAATCCACATTTCAAGATTTATTTTCCTTGGGAGCATATAATTTTCTCCTTATAAAATCATCCAAAcacatagaaaagaaaatttaattttcttaaaaaaatttcaaaatttgtcCAACTACATATAAAACAAGAAGTAAAGGTTGAAGGACTAATTATAGTGAgaatgaaagcaaaaaaaaaaaaaaaaaaaaaaagtgtacagACTGAAGACAGAACAAGTATCAATTAAAAGATGCCAACTCATCCTGAtaaaaaatgacataaaatgtCAACAAATTATGTAGTTTTGGGATGATtcaaatattgatatatatatatatctatacacacacacacatatataagaTAGGAATATGCATGGCATCTACTGCTGTTGGACTTTGAGTCAGAAGCTTTCTTATAGCTTGGTGAATTTGGCATTGTAGTGGGTTTGCTTAAATCCTTCAAGTCCATGGTGCTGAAACTAAAGTTGTTGTTTCTAACTTGGCTAAATGACATGGTTAGTTCTTGAATTATACCCATAGTTGCAGTTTAATTCTTGagcttttttttggttctttagcCCCTAAACTTCATATTCTAGTGCATTGTGGTCATTAAGTAACTCTGGTTTCTTTTCAGCAACTATAATAAAAAGGAACCTGCAAGAGCCtgtatctattttaaattatatcttcctgtatctattttaaattatatcttTAGAGTCCCCCATGTATAGATTCacaatattttccaacagtCGAGAACTCGGCCTtcctaaatagaaaataaaaaataccacaaaataaacaaataaggaGTTAGTCTTCCcacaaatagaaaataaaattatggtAATTGAAAGAAATGAAAACTCTATCCTCCCATAGCATATAAGGTAAAAGTAAAGTGCGAGAATTTCAAgtgcagaaaaataaaaattaaacacattaatttttatgtggGAATTCTATATGGCAAAAATCACGAGTGCTTGCCACCGCctctaatataaaaaatcaactaaGTCAAGAACAAAACATACAGTTACACCAAAAAACTCATCCTAAATGTAATGAATGGTACTGACATTCTTAGCCACTGTGATAATGGGTGACTAGCCTCATGATTCTC is a window from the Ziziphus jujuba cultivar Dongzao chromosome 11, ASM3175591v1 genome containing:
- the LOC107433374 gene encoding uncharacterized protein LOC107433374, producing MASWKKTITSPFRKACTFFNQQPRDHKKSQQDNETRVMDLHGEVMACSYEDVQVMWSILDKSKSAACKITS